Proteins from one Flavobacterium sp. N2038 genomic window:
- a CDS encoding DUF6495 family protein translates to MKYARLTKEQFDELHAEFASFLATQAIDKAEWDSLKINKPEVAEQELDVFSDLIWEGVLSRAEFLEHFSRNHIFLFQCFDTHVQSIVLKSLVQETDFLSKEGLQWLSDNMFTENIEMKVGKKVFTEDRNASIFELIQQGAFLSDGQLFKQINTIIES, encoded by the coding sequence ATGAAATACGCAAGATTAACTAAGGAGCAATTTGATGAATTGCATGCAGAATTTGCCAGCTTTTTGGCTACACAGGCAATTGATAAAGCTGAGTGGGATTCACTTAAAATAAATAAACCGGAAGTTGCTGAGCAGGAATTGGATGTCTTTTCAGATTTGATTTGGGAAGGAGTTTTGTCAAGAGCAGAATTTTTAGAGCATTTTTCAAGAAATCATATCTTTTTATTTCAGTGTTTTGATACTCATGTGCAATCTATAGTATTGAAGTCTTTGGTTCAGGAAACGGATTTCCTGTCTAAAGAAGGCTTGCAATGGTTAAGTGATAATATGTTTACAGAAAACATTGAAATGAAAGTAGGGAAGAAAGTGTTTACAGAAGATAGAAATGCTTCGATATTTGAATTAATCCAGCAAGGTGCTTTTTTAAGTGACGGACAGTTATTTAAGCAAATTAATACTATAATTGAGTCTTAG
- a CDS encoding carboxypeptidase regulatory-like domain-containing protein has translation MKKIFALMLCVFGLTLATGQTTTSSIKGIIKSSSNELLPGAGILAIHTPTGTKYSAISNEDGRFNILNMRIGGPYKVIVSFVGFQNQEYNDLYLDLGKPFTLDVQLADESQALEEVKVTAKDKVFKSGKTGAETSIGRRELTALPTISRSAEDFTRLEPTASGGSFGGRNDQYNNYSLNGAVFNNPFGLDAATPGGQTGAQPISLDAIEQIQVATAPYDVTLSGFTGASVNAVTKSGTNEIHGTAYVFYRNQDLTGSKIKGEKIFVPTLEQTQAGFSLGAPIIKDKLFVFGNFEIDKRSDLGSNFVANNNDGVTGINESRVMESDLIAVSDALAKLGYNTGAYQGFIHESNSSKGIIKVDWNINDNHKLAVIYNFLDASKDKPAHPTALGFRGPNASILQFQNSGYQINNKLNSVLLELNSKFSESVSNKLQAGYTHFNDYRRPFSTPAPVINIQDGAGSNYIIAGHEPFSINNTLDQKVIQITDNLSYTVGKHAFTFGTSFEKFEFANSFNLAGYDNFGNPNGYAGTFFTPYFTTQDFLNDAAKPFATSIIAQNLQYAQDTHNTKSQFAVGSDGGWKLAELNVGQWAFYAQDDIRVSDDFKLSLGLRIDKPLYFNTADLIQKYIDTDNGGAGRDNSIDYYDPQTGQAVKLISTDLPSDRILWSPRIGFNWDVKGDATSQLRGGSGIFTGRIPFVWLGNQVSGADDSFLQIMDPDYKWPQVWRTSLGYDHRFEGNYIVTLDLSYNKDINAVHVQNWGLKPPTGTLAGVDNRLIYTAADKGANNAYVMTNSDKGSAFNATIKLQKNFENGLYASIAYNYLKSKDVNSIEAEITGDAFAFNPALGNVNNDVLSNSKYGDNHRFIAVGSKKWKYGKDKWATTVSAFFEYAQGGRYNYTYGGDINGDGSSVNDLIYIPTTAEIAQMNFSAAGQAEAFDRFIAQDDYMKDRRGQYAERYGAISPWRGRCDLKVMQDYNFKISSASEKKNTIQFSIDVLNFGNLINSDWGVVQVPTSVQPIGVTVAGNVPTYTFNGTQTKTYSYDASLTSRWQAQFGLRYIF, from the coding sequence ATGAAAAAAATCTTTGCACTAATGTTGTGTGTCTTCGGGCTCACCCTTGCTACGGGACAAACAACAACTTCGAGTATTAAAGGGATTATTAAGAGTTCAAGTAATGAACTTTTGCCAGGAGCCGGAATTTTGGCAATTCATACTCCAACCGGAACTAAATATTCTGCTATTTCCAATGAAGATGGAAGGTTTAATATTTTAAACATGAGAATTGGAGGCCCGTATAAAGTAATTGTGTCCTTTGTTGGATTTCAAAATCAGGAATACAACGATCTTTACCTTGATTTGGGGAAGCCGTTTACTCTTGATGTTCAGCTGGCAGATGAAAGTCAGGCTCTTGAAGAAGTAAAAGTGACAGCAAAAGATAAAGTTTTTAAAAGTGGAAAAACAGGTGCTGAAACTTCTATTGGAAGAAGAGAATTAACCGCTTTGCCAACAATTTCAAGATCTGCTGAGGATTTTACCCGTTTAGAACCAACTGCAAGTGGCGGTTCTTTTGGAGGGAGAAATGACCAATATAATAATTACTCTCTAAACGGAGCAGTGTTTAATAATCCGTTTGGTTTAGATGCTGCAACTCCAGGTGGGCAAACAGGTGCTCAGCCTATTTCTCTTGACGCAATTGAGCAAATTCAGGTAGCAACAGCACCTTATGATGTTACTTTATCAGGTTTTACAGGAGCTTCTGTAAATGCGGTTACAAAATCGGGTACAAATGAAATTCACGGTACTGCTTATGTTTTTTACAGAAATCAGGATTTAACAGGTAGTAAAATTAAAGGAGAAAAAATATTTGTTCCTACCTTAGAGCAGACTCAGGCAGGTTTTAGTTTAGGGGCACCAATTATAAAAGACAAATTGTTTGTTTTTGGAAATTTTGAAATTGATAAAAGAAGCGATCTTGGATCTAATTTTGTGGCCAATAATAATGACGGTGTAACAGGAATTAATGAATCCCGTGTTATGGAGTCTGATCTAATTGCGGTTTCTGATGCTTTGGCTAAGTTAGGATATAATACAGGAGCTTATCAGGGGTTTATACATGAATCAAATTCCAGTAAAGGAATTATAAAAGTAGACTGGAATATAAATGACAATCATAAGCTGGCTGTTATTTACAACTTCCTTGATGCTTCAAAAGACAAACCGGCACACCCAACAGCTCTTGGATTTAGAGGGCCAAATGCTTCTATTTTACAATTTCAAAATTCAGGATATCAGATTAACAATAAGTTGAATTCGGTTTTATTAGAATTGAATTCAAAATTTAGTGAATCAGTTTCTAATAAACTGCAGGCTGGTTATACTCATTTTAATGATTACAGAAGACCTTTTTCGACTCCGGCGCCTGTAATTAATATTCAGGATGGAGCGGGTTCTAATTATATTATTGCAGGACATGAACCGTTTTCTATCAATAATACACTAGATCAAAAAGTAATTCAGATTACTGATAATTTGTCTTATACGGTAGGTAAACATGCTTTTACTTTTGGAACTTCTTTTGAAAAATTTGAATTTGCTAATTCTTTCAATTTGGCAGGTTATGATAATTTCGGTAATCCAAATGGGTATGCGGGTACTTTTTTTACGCCTTATTTTACAACACAGGACTTTTTGAATGATGCAGCAAAACCTTTTGCTACTAGTATCATTGCTCAAAATCTTCAATATGCTCAGGATACTCACAATACTAAAAGTCAATTTGCTGTTGGTTCTGATGGCGGATGGAAGCTTGCTGAATTAAACGTAGGGCAATGGGCTTTTTATGCTCAGGATGATATTCGTGTTAGTGATGATTTTAAATTATCGTTAGGATTAAGAATCGATAAACCTTTGTATTTTAATACGGCAGATTTGATTCAGAAATATATTGATACTGATAACGGAGGAGCGGGCAGAGATAATAGTATTGATTATTATGATCCACAAACAGGGCAGGCTGTTAAATTAATTTCGACAGATTTACCAAGTGACAGAATTCTTTGGTCTCCAAGAATTGGATTTAACTGGGATGTAAAAGGTGATGCTACTTCTCAGCTTCGTGGTGGATCCGGAATATTTACGGGAAGAATTCCGTTTGTTTGGTTGGGAAATCAGGTAAGTGGTGCGGATGATAGTTTTTTACAAATTATGGATCCTGACTATAAATGGCCTCAGGTTTGGAGAACAAGTTTGGGTTATGATCACCGATTTGAAGGAAATTATATTGTAACTCTTGATTTATCGTATAATAAAGATATAAATGCTGTTCATGTGCAAAACTGGGGATTAAAACCTCCAACAGGAACATTGGCAGGGGTAGATAACAGATTGATTTATACAGCGGCAGATAAAGGAGCTAATAATGCTTATGTGATGACAAATTCAGATAAAGGAAGTGCTTTTAATGCAACAATTAAATTGCAGAAAAATTTTGAGAATGGTTTATATGCAAGTATTGCATATAACTATTTAAAATCAAAAGATGTGAATTCTATTGAAGCAGAAATAACCGGAGATGCATTTGCTTTTAATCCAGCATTGGGTAATGTGAATAATGATGTGCTTTCAAATTCTAAATATGGAGATAATCATCGTTTTATTGCAGTTGGTTCTAAAAAATGGAAATATGGAAAAGATAAATGGGCAACGACCGTTTCTGCTTTTTTTGAATATGCTCAGGGAGGACGTTATAATTATACGTACGGAGGTGATATTAATGGAGATGGTTCTTCTGTAAATGATTTAATTTATATTCCTACAACTGCAGAAATTGCTCAGATGAATTTTAGTGCTGCCGGACAAGCTGAAGCTTTTGACAGGTTTATTGCGCAGGATGATTATATGAAAGACAGAAGAGGGCAATATGCAGAGCGCTATGGGGCAATATCGCCTTGGAGAGGAAGATGTGATCTTAAAGTAATGCAGGATTATAATTTTAAAATTTCATCGGCATCAGAGAAAAAAAATACTATTCAGTTTAGTATCGATGTTCTGAACTTTGGAAACCTTATAAATTCTGATTGGGGAGTTGTGCAGGTTCCTACCAGTGTTCAGCCTATTGGGGTAACTGTGGCAGGGAATGTACCTACTTATACCTTTAATGGTACTCAGACTAAAACGTATAGTTATGATGCTAGTTTGACGTCCAGATGGCAAGCGCAATTTGGTCTTAGATACATTTTTTAG
- the rplI gene encoding 50S ribosomal protein L9, translating into MELILKQDVQNLGFKDDVVSVKPGYGRNFLIPQGFATLATPSAKKVLAENLKQRAHKEAKVVADAKALAETLKALEIKLTAKAGGEKLFGSITNIDIAEALEKSGNAIDRKFITSGIVKRTGKYAASIRLHRDVIVELAYEIVAEK; encoded by the coding sequence ATGGAACTTATTTTAAAACAAGACGTACAAAACTTAGGATTTAAAGATGATGTAGTATCTGTAAAACCTGGTTACGGTCGTAACTTTTTAATTCCTCAAGGTTTTGCTACTTTAGCAACTCCTTCTGCTAAAAAAGTTTTAGCTGAAAATTTAAAACAAAGAGCTCACAAAGAAGCTAAAGTTGTTGCTGATGCTAAAGCATTAGCTGAAACTTTAAAAGCTCTTGAAATTAAACTTACAGCAAAAGCTGGTGGAGAGAAACTTTTTGGTTCTATCACGAATATTGATATCGCTGAAGCTTTAGAGAAATCTGGAAATGCTATCGATAGAAAATTCATCACTAGTGGTATCGTAAAACGTACTGGAAAATATGCAGCGAGCATCCGTTTACACAGAGATGTTATCGTTGAATTAGCATACGAAATCGTTGCTGAAAAATAA
- the rpsR gene encoding 30S ribosomal protein S18: MSTIEQSAKGKKDGDIRYLTPLNIETNKTKKYCRFKKSGIKYIDYKDADFLLKFVNEQGKILPRRLTGTSLKYQRKVSVAVKRARHLALMPYVADLLK; the protein is encoded by the coding sequence ATGTCTACAATCGAGCAATCTGCAAAAGGAAAAAAAGACGGAGATATCAGATATTTAACGCCTTTAAACATTGAAACTAACAAAACTAAAAAGTATTGTCGTTTCAAAAAATCAGGAATCAAATACATCGATTACAAAGATGCTGATTTCTTATTGAAATTCGTAAATGAGCAAGGAAAAATTCTTCCTCGTCGTTTAACCGGAACTTCATTAAAATACCAAAGAAAAGTTTCTGTAGCTGTAAAAAGAGCTCGTCACTTAGCTTTAATGCCATACGTGGCCGATTTATTAAAATAA
- the rpsF gene encoding 30S ribosomal protein S6 produces the protein MNHYETVFILNPVLSEVQVKETVTKFEEFLTSRGAEMVSKEDWGLKKMAYEIQNKKSGFYHLFEFKVAGEVLVAFETEFRRDERVMRFLTVSLDKHAISWAERRRAKLKSTKA, from the coding sequence ATGAATCATTATGAAACTGTTTTCATTTTAAATCCCGTTTTATCTGAGGTTCAGGTGAAGGAAACAGTAACGAAATTTGAAGAATTTCTTACTAGTAGAGGAGCTGAAATGGTATCGAAAGAGGATTGGGGTCTGAAAAAAATGGCTTACGAAATCCAAAACAAAAAAAGTGGTTTTTATCACTTATTCGAATTCAAAGTAGCTGGAGAAGTTCTTGTAGCTTTTGAAACTGAATTTAGACGTGACGAAAGAGTTATGCGTTTCTTAACTGTAAGTTTAGACAAACATGCTATTTCATGGGCGGAAAGAAGAAGAGCTAAATTAAAATCTACTAAAGCGTAA
- a CDS encoding LytR/AlgR family response regulator transcription factor yields the protein MKLNCVVVDDSSIQRTIIAKLVNNHPGLHLIGDFSNAIEAKSCISLNNIDLIFLDIEMPVINGFDFLDGLKSKPQIIFITSKAEYALKAFDYDATDYLQKPIAVDRFNASVKRAIDMHLLKKEVKEEEGEHIFIKSNLKKLKIFTAKIKWIEAFGDYVRVVTEDDSNLVLSTMKSFENDLSKDKFIRVHKSYIINIDKVERFNSKFAEIRITKIPLSRNKKEDLVKALSTSS from the coding sequence ATGAAACTAAACTGTGTTGTTGTAGATGATAGTTCTATACAGAGGACAATTATTGCAAAATTAGTTAATAATCACCCAGGTTTGCACTTAATCGGGGATTTTTCTAATGCAATAGAAGCGAAAAGCTGTATCTCTTTAAATAATATCGATTTAATATTTCTTGATATTGAAATGCCTGTTATCAATGGTTTTGACTTCCTAGACGGATTAAAATCAAAACCTCAGATTATATTTATCACTTCTAAAGCAGAATATGCTTTAAAAGCTTTTGATTATGACGCTACCGATTATCTGCAAAAACCAATTGCCGTTGATCGATTTAATGCTTCTGTCAAAAGAGCCATTGATATGCATTTACTTAAGAAAGAGGTTAAAGAAGAAGAAGGTGAGCATATTTTCATCAAAAGCAATCTTAAAAAACTCAAAATTTTCACTGCCAAAATCAAATGGATTGAAGCTTTTGGAGATTATGTAAGGGTAGTTACCGAAGATGACAGCAATTTGGTCCTTTCAACAATGAAATCTTTTGAAAATGATTTATCAAAAGACAAATTTATTCGTGTACATAAATCGTATATCATTAATATTGATAAAGTAGAACGCTTCAATAGTAAGTTTGCAGAAATTCGAATTACTAAAATCCCATTAAGCCGCAACAAAAAAGAAGACTTAGTTAAAGCACTATCTACATCGTCTTAA
- the priA gene encoding primosomal protein N' — MFFIEVILPLSLAKTFTYRITEAEYHFIKKGMRVAVPFGKSKIYTALVLDIHENEPTLYDAKEIHQILDEKPIATEIQIKHWLWVASYYMCGIGDVYRGAFPSGLLLESETIVTHKPEVVVNDSELSDDEFLVYEALQHQSSLKVQEIASILNKKNILPVLQKLMSKDIIVLEEEIKETYKPKLIRYVKLHSKYESDNGLAELLEVLKSANKQKEIVLTYFQLNASEKKPITVKKLTEVSNATSAVVKALIEKEIFEEYFLQHDRVSYNGEKSEKELTLSEAQENAFSEIKNSFSEKEVCLLHGVTSSGKTEIYIKLIEEYLLTGRQVLYLLPEIALTTQLVSRLRLHFGDKVAVFHSKYSNNERVEVWRQTLENSEKAQIVIGARSALFLPFNDLGLLIVDEEHEQTFKQTDPAPRYHARDAAIVLANLHNAKVLLGSATPSIETYFNTQIEKFGLVTLTERYKNVQMPEVVLVDLKDKHFRKRMTGHFSDLLIEEIAEALSLGEQVILFQNRRGYSPIIECMTCGHVPHCQQCDVSLTFHKYKNQLRCHYCGYSIAKPTNCHSCSSIDLTTKGFGTEQIEQELLSLFPKAKTGRMDQDTTRGKFGFEKIIDTFKNREIDILVGTQMLAKGLDFDNVSLVGIMNADNMLHHPDFRAFERSFQMMTQVAGRAGRSEKQGKVVIQTYNPYHNTIQQVTSHNYIGMYKEQLYDRQIYKYPPYFRIIKLTLKHREFEKLKEGSMWLYQVLSQNLNIPVLGPEEPAISRIRNEYLRTILIKIPQNLHLGNTKKTIQKMLNSFEAVAQYRAIKVVVNVDFY; from the coding sequence ATGTTTTTTATCGAAGTTATTTTACCGCTTTCCTTAGCAAAAACGTTTACATATCGTATTACTGAGGCCGAATATCATTTCATTAAAAAAGGAATGCGGGTGGCGGTACCTTTTGGTAAAAGTAAGATATACACTGCTCTTGTGCTGGATATTCATGAAAATGAGCCAACATTATATGATGCTAAAGAAATTCATCAGATTTTAGATGAAAAACCTATTGCAACCGAAATACAGATCAAACACTGGCTTTGGGTTGCAAGCTATTATATGTGTGGTATTGGTGATGTCTATCGTGGTGCTTTCCCGAGTGGATTATTACTGGAGAGTGAAACCATAGTTACACATAAGCCTGAAGTTGTAGTAAATGACAGTGAACTTTCTGATGATGAATTTCTGGTTTATGAAGCATTGCAGCATCAGAGTTCATTAAAGGTTCAGGAAATTGCTTCAATTTTAAATAAAAAGAATATTCTTCCCGTTCTTCAAAAATTAATGAGTAAAGATATCATTGTTTTAGAAGAGGAAATAAAAGAAACTTATAAACCAAAATTGATTCGATATGTAAAGCTACATTCAAAATATGAATCTGATAATGGTCTGGCAGAATTACTGGAAGTGTTGAAAAGCGCTAATAAACAAAAAGAAATTGTTTTGACTTATTTTCAGCTTAATGCCTCAGAAAAAAAGCCAATTACAGTAAAAAAACTTACTGAAGTTTCGAATGCTACATCGGCAGTTGTTAAGGCTTTAATTGAAAAGGAGATTTTTGAAGAATATTTTTTACAACACGACAGGGTTTCTTATAATGGTGAAAAGTCGGAGAAAGAACTTACGTTAAGTGAGGCACAGGAGAATGCATTTTCTGAGATTAAGAATAGTTTTTCAGAAAAAGAGGTCTGTCTGCTTCATGGGGTAACGTCAAGTGGGAAAACTGAAATCTATATCAAATTAATAGAAGAATATTTGTTAACAGGAAGACAAGTATTGTATTTGCTTCCGGAAATTGCTTTAACGACTCAGTTAGTTTCACGTTTACGACTTCATTTTGGGGATAAAGTAGCTGTTTTTCACTCGAAATATAGTAACAATGAAAGAGTTGAGGTTTGGAGGCAAACGCTTGAAAATTCAGAGAAAGCCCAAATTGTGATAGGAGCAAGGTCGGCCTTGTTTTTGCCATTTAATGATTTAGGTTTATTAATTGTCGATGAAGAGCATGAACAAACTTTTAAACAAACCGATCCTGCACCAAGATATCATGCTCGTGATGCGGCAATTGTTTTGGCAAATTTGCATAATGCTAAGGTGCTGTTAGGTTCTGCAACTCCAAGTATTGAGACGTATTTTAATACTCAGATTGAAAAATTTGGTTTGGTTACTTTGACTGAACGTTATAAAAACGTTCAGATGCCCGAGGTTGTTCTGGTTGATTTAAAAGATAAGCATTTCAGAAAAAGAATGACAGGGCATTTTAGTGATCTTTTAATAGAAGAAATTGCCGAAGCTTTGTCTTTGGGTGAGCAAGTGATTTTGTTTCAAAACAGACGAGGATATTCGCCAATAATAGAATGTATGACTTGTGGTCATGTACCACATTGTCAACAGTGTGATGTAAGTTTGACTTTTCATAAGTATAAAAATCAGTTGCGTTGTCATTATTGTGGCTATTCAATTGCAAAACCTACCAATTGTCATAGCTGCTCCAGTATAGATTTAACGACAAAAGGTTTTGGTACTGAGCAAATCGAACAGGAGTTGTTATCTCTTTTTCCGAAGGCAAAAACCGGAAGAATGGATCAGGATACCACACGTGGAAAATTTGGTTTTGAAAAGATTATCGATACTTTTAAAAATAGAGAAATCGATATTTTAGTTGGAACACAAATGCTGGCTAAAGGTCTGGATTTTGATAATGTAAGTCTGGTTGGAATTATGAATGCAGATAATATGCTGCATCATCCTGATTTTAGAGCTTTTGAGCGTAGTTTTCAAATGATGACACAAGTCGCGGGGAGAGCCGGAAGATCTGAAAAACAAGGAAAAGTAGTGATTCAGACTTATAATCCGTATCATAATACAATTCAGCAGGTTACAAGTCATAATTATATAGGTATGTATAAGGAGCAATTGTATGACAGACAAATCTATAAATACCCACCTTATTTCAGAATTATAAAGCTGACTTTAAAGCATCGTGAATTCGAGAAATTAAAAGAAGGATCAATGTGGCTGTATCAGGTTTTAAGTCAGAATCTGAATATACCGGTTTTAGGACCGGAAGAACCGGCAATAAGCAGGATAAGAAATGAATACCTTAGAACTATATTAATTAAGATTCCACAAAATCTGCATTTAGGGAATACTAAAAAAACTATTCAGAAAATGTTGAATAGTTTTGAAGCTGTCGCTCAGTACAGAGCTATAAAAGTTGTTGTGAATGTCGATTTCTATTAA
- a CDS encoding type II toxin-antitoxin system VapC family toxin, giving the protein MGYLLDTSICVFFLRGKLNLDKMIKQVGLENCYISEITVAELRFGAENSDDPIKSNKAVDIFLKGLTILPIFGSIKRYAVEKVRLRKIGKPINDEFDLLIGVTAVENQLILVTDNIKDFKFLDGIQIENWFERK; this is encoded by the coding sequence ATGGGATATTTATTAGATACAAGTATTTGCGTTTTTTTTCTTAGAGGAAAACTTAATCTTGATAAAATGATAAAGCAAGTTGGTTTAGAAAACTGTTATATTTCAGAAATAACAGTTGCAGAGCTTCGCTTTGGTGCAGAAAATAGTGATGACCCTATAAAGTCTAATAAAGCTGTGGATATATTTTTAAAAGGTTTAACGATACTTCCAATTTTCGGATCAATTAAAAGGTATGCTGTTGAGAAAGTCAGGCTTAGAAAAATAGGAAAACCTATTAATGACGAGTTTGATCTTTTAATTGGCGTTACTGCAGTTGAGAATCAATTGATTTTAGTTACAGATAATATTAAGGATTTTAAATTTTTAGACGGAATTCAAATAGAGAATTGGTTTGAAAGAAAATAA